In one window of Nocardiopsis aegyptia DNA:
- the rpsT gene encoding 30S ribosomal protein S20 encodes MANIKSQKKRIKQNEKARVRNQAVRSQLKTAIRKFREAAEAGDVEKATVAQRDAARLLDKAHSKGVIHKNQAANRKSAIAKRLHELQPAA; translated from the coding sequence ATGGCGAACATCAAGTCGCAGAAGAAGCGCATCAAGCAGAACGAGAAGGCTCGTGTCCGCAACCAGGCGGTGCGCTCCCAGCTGAAGACGGCCATCCGCAAGTTCCGTGAGGCTGCCGAGGCCGGGGACGTCGAGAAGGCCACCGTCGCCCAGCGCGACGCCGCGCGACTGCTGGACAAGGCGCACAGCAAGGGCGTCATCCACAAGAACCAGGCCGCGAACCGCAAGTCCGCGATCGCCAAGCGCCTGCACGAGCTGCAGCCCGCTGCCTGA
- a CDS encoding ComEA family DNA-binding protein: protein MTLHRRRRPHSPAPQDRLRALGLSDSPAARRLHARVPRPAGSAAPPPPIPRAPYALDTTDAPYGPPVDTADEDALETTVQRTRLVPRAEPDPDAVPTERLRPAQGRVDARSRPVQRADGHAPARVWRGHSPGGARADAPGTRSRHGRPTSATGRPQGVDPAGPPPHGQSSAPAPAGPTQRERPPAETDAPTRPRRGAGSVRTSPDRDSPLPDSDAGPRTSLGAGRGASGGATRPPSGYTEFDPSETLLERWTRRWTAHAALSRRAVLALVVLGLLAVGATLMALRDRPQTVEPDTAVQAATGPAPETSAAPGGEVIVHVSGDVTDPGLYTLGPGSRVSDAVDAAGGPLPDADLGELNLARPLTDGEQIVVGPPEPEDTAAGSPVNVNQADAATLETLPGIGEVIANNIIDYREEHGPFVQVEDLTNVSKIGDAVLADISPLITVG from the coding sequence ATGACCCTTCACCGCCGTCGGCGCCCACACTCCCCTGCCCCTCAGGACCGGCTCCGCGCGCTCGGGCTGTCGGACTCCCCCGCCGCACGGCGCCTGCACGCCCGGGTCCCCCGACCCGCCGGGAGCGCCGCCCCGCCCCCGCCGATTCCCCGGGCGCCGTACGCGCTCGACACGACCGACGCGCCCTACGGCCCGCCGGTGGACACCGCGGACGAGGACGCCCTGGAGACCACCGTCCAGCGCACCCGCCTGGTCCCCCGGGCCGAACCCGACCCGGACGCCGTCCCCACGGAACGCCTCCGCCCGGCTCAGGGCCGTGTCGACGCCCGGTCCCGGCCCGTCCAGCGGGCCGACGGCCACGCCCCCGCGCGGGTCTGGCGCGGGCACTCCCCCGGCGGCGCACGCGCCGACGCACCGGGGACTCGGTCCCGGCACGGCCGACCGACGAGCGCCACCGGACGCCCCCAGGGTGTCGATCCCGCAGGCCCACCGCCGCACGGGCAGAGCAGCGCCCCGGCGCCGGCCGGCCCGACGCAGCGCGAACGACCGCCGGCAGAGACGGACGCGCCGACCCGACCGCGACGCGGTGCCGGGTCGGTCCGTACCTCCCCGGACCGCGACTCTCCGCTCCCTGACTCCGACGCGGGGCCGCGGACGTCTCTGGGAGCCGGGCGCGGGGCATCCGGGGGCGCGACACGGCCGCCGTCCGGGTACACCGAGTTCGATCCCTCCGAGACCCTCCTGGAACGTTGGACCCGGCGGTGGACCGCCCACGCGGCGCTGTCGCGGCGGGCCGTCCTGGCGCTGGTGGTCCTCGGCCTGCTCGCCGTGGGCGCGACGCTCATGGCCCTGCGGGACCGGCCGCAGACGGTCGAGCCGGACACGGCCGTGCAGGCGGCCACCGGACCGGCTCCGGAGACGAGCGCGGCTCCGGGCGGGGAGGTGATCGTGCACGTGAGCGGGGACGTCACCGACCCCGGGCTCTACACCCTCGGGCCCGGGTCGCGGGTCTCCGACGCCGTCGACGCGGCGGGCGGACCGCTGCCGGACGCCGATCTCGGCGAGCTCAACCTGGCGCGCCCGCTCACGGACGGCGAGCAGATCGTCGTGGGCCCGCCCGAACCCGAGGACACCGCTGCCGGGTCGCCCGTGAACGTCAACCAGGCCGACGCCGCCACGCTGGAGACCCTGCCCGGCATCGGTGAGGTCATCGCGAACAACATCATCGACTACCGCGAGGAGCACGGCCCCTTCGTCCAGGTCGAGGACCTGACCAACGTGAGCAAGATCGGCGACGCGGTTCTGGCGGACATCTCGCCCCTGATCACGGTGGGGTGA
- a CDS encoding ComEC/Rec2 family competence protein, producing the protein MTTWLGTDADGWDRPPDLRLLAPAVSAWLTALTALAVPPWASWSFAAAAGCAAIGVYLLARPPWEVLALTGAAVLACAATVAAVTGVHVHRVAAGAAAEAVAHGRAVEFTAVVTADPRARTGTPRPGRAEWVVQARTSWVEDADRERGPRAPVVVLASGESWDGLLPGQEFRVGGRFVAAPDDPLTAALVLVRGPPDHVAEPSRAQARAGDVRAGLRSAAAELDQPERGLLPALIVGDVSELRPETADDFRATGMSHLLTVSGANLAILTGFVLAVARLVRAPPWASVVGGAVMIWVFVLVCRPEPSVVRAAVMGSLGLLALAAGRPHAALGALNVTVVGVLFVAPGLADSYGFALSVLATAGIVLLAPTWSRSWSRRLPLPLAEACAVAAAAHVAVAPVVVLLSGEVSWVTVPANVLAAPVVAVVTVCGAVVAVLGVVWGAGAALAVYPPGWGAAWIASVAEVGARVPYGAVPWRSDVAGGLLLAGLVVVLLLTRGRVRRVFAAGVVAVLVLGLAARCLPGGWPPSGWALVACDVGQGDAFVLSVGPGTAVVADTGEEPDLIDDCLGRLGVREVPLLILSHDHADHVDGTPGVLRQRRVHAALAPEGFADSGTGRLLKEEGIELLAAARGQSLRVGPWLFRVLWPEPGYAGTLNNASVVARADGPALSVLLTGDVEEEAQRFLVTGPDAGLLAVTVLTTPHHGAATQDPAFLDATDAVVAVTSVGAGNPYGHPAASTWNRLDRSTRVNLRTDRDGDVAVLDGTGSGVPLVVTRGPRPPP; encoded by the coding sequence GTGACGACGTGGCTCGGGACGGACGCCGACGGCTGGGACCGGCCGCCGGACCTGCGCCTGCTGGCACCGGCGGTGTCGGCATGGCTGACGGCGCTGACCGCGCTGGCGGTGCCTCCCTGGGCGTCGTGGTCCTTCGCCGCCGCCGCGGGCTGTGCGGCGATCGGCGTGTACCTGCTCGCCCGGCCGCCCTGGGAGGTCCTCGCGCTGACCGGCGCGGCCGTGCTGGCCTGTGCCGCGACCGTGGCGGCGGTCACGGGAGTCCACGTGCACCGGGTCGCCGCCGGCGCCGCCGCGGAGGCGGTCGCGCACGGGCGCGCGGTCGAGTTCACCGCGGTCGTGACCGCGGATCCGCGGGCGCGGACCGGGACACCGCGCCCCGGTCGCGCGGAGTGGGTGGTCCAGGCGCGCACCTCGTGGGTGGAGGACGCGGACCGGGAGCGCGGGCCGCGGGCACCGGTGGTGGTCCTGGCCTCCGGCGAGAGCTGGGACGGGCTCCTGCCCGGGCAGGAGTTCCGCGTCGGCGGTCGTTTCGTGGCCGCTCCCGACGATCCCCTGACGGCCGCGCTCGTGCTCGTGCGCGGTCCGCCGGATCATGTGGCGGAGCCGAGCCGGGCCCAGGCCCGGGCGGGCGACGTGCGCGCCGGGTTGCGCAGCGCCGCCGCCGAGCTGGACCAGCCCGAACGCGGACTCCTGCCCGCGTTGATCGTCGGCGACGTGTCCGAACTGCGGCCGGAGACCGCCGACGACTTCCGGGCGACCGGTATGTCGCATTTGTTGACCGTATCCGGTGCCAATCTGGCGATTCTCACGGGCTTCGTGCTGGCGGTGGCCCGCCTGGTGCGGGCTCCCCCGTGGGCGTCGGTGGTGGGCGGCGCGGTAATGATCTGGGTGTTCGTGCTGGTCTGCCGGCCGGAGCCCAGTGTGGTCCGGGCCGCGGTGATGGGCTCGCTGGGGTTGCTGGCACTGGCCGCCGGACGGCCGCACGCGGCACTGGGCGCGCTGAACGTCACCGTGGTCGGTGTGCTGTTCGTGGCGCCCGGGCTGGCCGACTCGTACGGTTTCGCGCTGTCGGTCCTGGCCACGGCGGGGATCGTGCTGTTGGCGCCGACCTGGTCGAGGTCGTGGTCGCGTCGGTTGCCGCTGCCGCTGGCCGAGGCCTGTGCGGTCGCGGCGGCGGCGCACGTGGCGGTCGCGCCGGTCGTGGTGCTGTTGTCGGGCGAGGTGTCGTGGGTGACCGTCCCGGCCAACGTGCTCGCGGCACCGGTGGTCGCGGTCGTCACCGTCTGCGGTGCCGTGGTGGCGGTGCTCGGTGTGGTCTGGGGTGCCGGTGCGGCGCTGGCGGTGTACCCGCCCGGTTGGGGTGCGGCCTGGATCGCGTCGGTGGCCGAGGTGGGCGCGCGAGTTCCCTACGGGGCGGTGCCGTGGCGGTCGGACGTGGCCGGCGGTCTGCTCCTGGCCGGGCTGGTGGTCGTCCTGCTACTCACCCGCGGGCGGGTCAGACGCGTGTTCGCGGCGGGCGTGGTGGCCGTGCTGGTGCTGGGCCTGGCCGCCCGCTGCCTGCCAGGCGGCTGGCCGCCGTCGGGCTGGGCACTGGTGGCGTGCGACGTGGGTCAGGGCGACGCGTTCGTGCTGTCGGTGGGTCCGGGCACCGCGGTGGTGGCCGACACCGGGGAGGAACCCGATCTGATCGACGACTGCCTGGGGCGGCTGGGCGTGCGCGAGGTTCCGCTGCTGATCCTCAGCCACGACCACGCCGACCACGTGGACGGCACGCCGGGCGTGCTGCGCCAGCGCCGGGTGCACGCGGCGCTGGCACCCGAGGGGTTCGCGGACTCCGGGACGGGACGGCTCCTGAAGGAGGAGGGGATCGAGCTCCTGGCCGCCGCGCGCGGCCAGTCGCTGCGGGTGGGCCCGTGGCTGTTCCGGGTGCTGTGGCCCGAACCGGGCTACGCCGGGACGTTGAACAACGCCTCGGTGGTGGCGCGGGCGGACGGTCCCGCGCTGTCGGTGCTGCTCACCGGCGACGTCGAGGAGGAGGCGCAGAGATTCCTGGTCACTGGACCGGACGCGGGCCTGCTGGCGGTGACCGTGCTCACCACACCGCACCACGGCGCCGCGACGCAGGATCCCGCGTTCCTGGACGCCACCGACGCCGTGGTCGCGGTGACCTCGGTGGGCGCCGGCAATCCGTACGGCCACCCGGCCGCCTCCACCTGGAACCGGTTGGACCGGTCGACGCGCGTGAACCTGCGCACCGACCGCGACGGCGACGTGGCCGTGCTCGACGGGACCGGGTCCGGTGTCCCGCTGGTGGTCACGCGCGGCCCGCGACCGCCCCCGTGA
- a CDS encoding pyridoxamine 5'-phosphate oxidase family protein, whose translation MSEIDQNRTPGTTGERHVQAVTGTAARADRFYQDQMLDRLNPRMREFIARQEMLFIATSDGRGECDSSFRAGPPGFVHVVDDLTLVYPEYRGNGVFASAGNIMENPHIGLMFLDFERDRIGLHVNGRAKLVEDEHLRPRIQGLPLPEVPGQRAMMWTMIHVEEAYIHCRKHIPRLRKVGRDEDWGTDDTQRKGGDFFGAKDTPSPWSTPHDLLSGYYR comes from the coding sequence ATGAGTGAGATCGACCAGAACCGCACACCGGGCACCACGGGCGAGCGCCATGTCCAGGCGGTGACGGGGACGGCCGCACGGGCCGACCGGTTCTACCAGGACCAGATGCTGGACCGGCTGAACCCGCGGATGCGAGAGTTCATCGCGCGGCAGGAGATGCTGTTCATCGCCACGTCGGACGGCAGGGGCGAGTGCGACTCCAGCTTCCGAGCCGGACCTCCCGGATTCGTGCACGTCGTCGACGACCTGACGCTGGTCTACCCCGAGTACCGCGGCAACGGTGTGTTCGCCAGCGCGGGGAACATCATGGAGAACCCGCACATCGGGCTGATGTTCCTCGACTTCGAGCGCGACCGCATCGGGCTCCACGTCAACGGCCGGGCCAAGCTCGTGGAGGACGAGCACCTGCGGCCCCGGATCCAGGGGCTGCCGCTGCCGGAGGTGCCCGGGCAGCGGGCGATGATGTGGACCATGATCCACGTCGAGGAGGCCTATATCCACTGCCGCAAGCACATCCCCCGCCTGCGCAAGGTCGGCCGGGACGAGGACTGGGGGACCGACGACACCCAGCGCAAGGGCGGCGACTTCTTCGGCGCCAAGGACACACCGTCCCCGTGGAGCACACCGCACGACCTCCTCTCGGGTTACTACAGGTAG
- a CDS encoding globin domain-containing protein produces MPDESVIEAVRASCARLPAGSTRLAERFYENLFAMAPDVRAMFPDDLRPQHKRMATALLEVVQHLDSPDDVAGYLQDLGAQHHRELQVKPEHYPFVGRSLVRAVSEISPTWTSSMSSAWVLVYEWITANMLAGAERAAEQANPRRRAPGAPQPSPGVAPPGAPSHGNPQAPAYGNQQAPAYGNQQAPAPSGAPAHGNPQTPAPRHAYDVPGRDRAYRPSP; encoded by the coding sequence TTGCCCGACGAGTCGGTCATCGAAGCGGTCCGCGCCTCGTGCGCGCGACTTCCCGCCGGATCCACCCGGCTGGCCGAGCGCTTCTACGAGAACCTCTTCGCCATGGCGCCCGACGTCCGCGCGATGTTCCCCGACGACCTGCGTCCGCAGCACAAGCGCATGGCCACGGCGCTCCTGGAGGTCGTCCAGCACCTCGACTCCCCGGACGACGTCGCCGGCTACCTCCAGGACCTGGGGGCGCAGCACCACAGGGAACTGCAGGTCAAGCCCGAGCACTACCCCTTCGTCGGGCGGTCCCTGGTCCGCGCGGTCAGCGAGATCTCGCCGACCTGGACGTCCTCCATGAGCTCGGCGTGGGTGCTGGTCTACGAGTGGATCACCGCCAACATGCTCGCCGGAGCGGAGCGGGCCGCCGAGCAGGCGAACCCCCGACGACGCGCGCCCGGCGCTCCGCAGCCCTCCCCAGGGGTCGCGCCCCCGGGGGCGCCCTCCCACGGGAATCCGCAGGCACCCGCGTACGGGAACCAGCAGGCGCCCGCGTACGGGAACCAGCAGGCACCCGCGCCTTCCGGTGCGCCCGCCCACGGGAACCCGCAGACGCCCGCGCCGCGGCACGCCTACGACGTCCCGGGCCGTGACCGGGCCTACCGCCCGTCGCCATGA
- the holA gene encoding DNA polymerase III subunit delta yields the protein MPAPALITLIVGDEELLVDRAVAAVVAAAREADPGVDVHDLVPSQIGVHTLVEVTSPSLFGDRRVVVLRSSQDLTKDLAATVTDYLKAPADDVYLVLTHAGGAKGKALLQAASKAGAQRIDCKGPSKGPERVAFVKGEFSASGRQIAPDAAQALLDAVGTELREIAAACTQLIADTEGRVDAAAVARYHSGRAEASGFTVADRAVEGRLPEALEQLRWSLSVGTAPVLINSALAGAVRGIAVAAQPPRGTSEADLAKRAKVPPWKMRTLRQQARGWSSAGITRAMSVVAETDALIKGAGRDPEYALERAVIEIARARGTR from the coding sequence ATGCCTGCACCCGCCCTGATCACCCTCATCGTCGGCGACGAGGAGCTGCTCGTCGACCGAGCCGTCGCCGCCGTCGTCGCGGCGGCCCGGGAGGCCGACCCCGGCGTGGACGTGCACGATCTGGTCCCCTCCCAGATCGGCGTGCACACCCTGGTCGAAGTCACCTCGCCGTCGCTGTTCGGTGACCGCCGGGTGGTCGTGCTCCGCTCCTCCCAGGACCTCACCAAGGATCTGGCCGCGACGGTCACCGACTACCTCAAGGCGCCCGCGGACGACGTCTACCTCGTGCTCACCCACGCGGGCGGGGCCAAGGGCAAGGCGCTGCTCCAGGCCGCGTCCAAGGCCGGAGCCCAGAGGATCGACTGCAAGGGGCCGAGCAAGGGCCCCGAACGCGTCGCCTTCGTCAAGGGCGAGTTCTCCGCGTCCGGCCGCCAGATAGCCCCCGACGCCGCACAGGCCCTGCTGGACGCGGTCGGCACCGAACTGCGGGAGATCGCCGCCGCCTGCACGCAGCTGATCGCCGACACCGAGGGCCGGGTCGACGCCGCCGCGGTCGCGCGCTACCACTCGGGCCGGGCCGAGGCCTCCGGCTTCACCGTCGCCGACCGTGCCGTCGAAGGTCGGCTGCCCGAGGCCCTGGAGCAGCTGCGCTGGTCGCTGTCGGTGGGCACCGCGCCGGTTCTGATCAACAGCGCCCTGGCGGGCGCCGTCCGCGGCATCGCCGTGGCCGCGCAGCCGCCGCGCGGTACCAGCGAGGCGGACCTGGCCAAGCGCGCCAAGGTCCCGCCGTGGAAGATGCGCACGCTGCGCCAGCAGGCACGGGGCTGGAGCTCGGCCGGGATCACCCGCGCGATGAGCGTGGTCGCCGAGACCGACGCCCTCATCAAGGGCGCCGGACGCGATCCCGAGTACGCGCTGGAGCGCGCCGTCATCGAGATCGCCCGCGCCCGCGGCACCCGCTGA
- a CDS encoding amidohydrolase family protein, which produces MTVVLLTNIGRLWTGNELLTKAALLIHDDRVAWVGPAAELPQRIPGVVDDLTDVDEVVNIGGGLITPGLVDAHCHPVYAGDRYAEVNMWAKGASRGDIFAAGGGVSTTVTITRGTDPWTLCNAVRERLRHWVLSGCTTLEAKTGYHLTRDGELADVRLLRSLEEEPGMPRLHVTFFPAHGVPPEFFGRPKEYVSAAASWLSDAALAGADGVDVYCDNQQFTTEDAHMLLGVGQSVGLRTTLHACSRPRHGAVRMAAELGCSSVDLLHETDEQDILALAATRTPVVACPTTSLHERRMPPVRALLDHGVPVGLGTDHNPGQSGAMSMPLVISLAVSMFEMTVQEALSAATVGSARALGLNDRGLLVPGTLADLVQWDADHEGAFAWSMGLHTLRVWQGGQTIR; this is translated from the coding sequence ATGACGGTCGTACTGCTCACCAACATCGGTCGGCTGTGGACCGGGAACGAACTGCTGACCAAGGCGGCGCTCCTGATCCACGACGACCGCGTGGCCTGGGTGGGCCCCGCGGCCGAGCTTCCCCAGCGCATCCCCGGCGTCGTGGACGACCTCACCGACGTCGACGAGGTCGTCAACATCGGCGGCGGCCTGATCACCCCGGGCCTGGTCGACGCCCACTGCCACCCGGTGTACGCGGGCGACCGCTACGCCGAGGTCAACATGTGGGCCAAGGGTGCCTCCAGAGGCGACATCTTCGCCGCGGGCGGCGGGGTCTCGACCACGGTCACCATCACGCGGGGCACCGATCCCTGGACCCTGTGCAACGCGGTCCGCGAGCGGCTGCGGCACTGGGTGCTGTCCGGCTGCACGACGCTGGAGGCCAAGACCGGCTACCACCTGACCAGGGACGGCGAGCTCGCCGACGTGCGGCTGCTGCGTTCCCTGGAGGAGGAGCCCGGCATGCCCCGCCTGCACGTCACGTTCTTCCCGGCGCACGGTGTGCCGCCCGAGTTCTTCGGCCGGCCCAAGGAGTACGTGAGCGCCGCGGCGTCCTGGCTCAGCGACGCGGCCCTGGCGGGCGCCGACGGTGTGGACGTGTACTGCGACAACCAGCAGTTCACCACCGAGGACGCGCACATGCTGCTCGGGGTGGGACAGTCCGTGGGCCTGCGGACGACGCTGCACGCGTGTTCGCGCCCGCGGCACGGCGCGGTCCGGATGGCCGCGGAACTGGGGTGCTCGTCGGTGGACCTGCTCCACGAGACCGACGAGCAGGACATCCTTGCGCTGGCCGCCACGCGCACGCCGGTGGTGGCCTGTCCGACGACGTCGCTGCACGAGCGGCGCATGCCACCCGTGCGCGCCCTGCTCGACCACGGCGTGCCCGTGGGACTGGGCACCGACCACAACCCCGGCCAGTCGGGCGCGATGTCGATGCCGCTGGTGATCTCGCTGGCCGTCTCGATGTTCGAGATGACCGTGCAGGAGGCGCTGAGCGCCGCGACCGTGGGCAGCGCCCGGGCCCTCGGACTCAACGACCGGGGGCTGCTGGTCCCCGGCACCCTGGCCGACCTGGTCCAGTGGGACGCCGACCACGAGGGCGCCTTCGCCTGGTCCATGGGCCTGCACACGCTGCGCGTGTGGCAGGGCGGCCAGACCATCCGCTGA
- the hflX gene encoding GTPase HflX, with protein sequence MNTADNHGTARTGREAVGEDEFRAAITATDGIDTTGAPAVEHGGDDPATTSPDRGEMELAERHALRRVQGLSTELTDVTEVEYRKLRLERVVLIGVWTNGTQADADNSLTELAALAETAGALVLEGLTQRRSKPDPATYVGKGKAAELSEIVMATGADTVICDGELTPGQLRQLEDVVKVKVVDRTALILDIFAQHARSSEGKAQVELAQLSYLLPRLRGWGDSLSRQAGGAGGGGAGGGVGLRGPGETKIETDRRRINDKMAKLRRQLAHMRTARDVKRDVRRTRDVPSVAIAGYTNAGKSSLLNRLTGAGVLVENALFATLDPTVRQARTPDGRAFTLSDTVGFVRHLPHQLVEAFRSTLEEVADSDLILHVVDGSHPDPESQIRAVHEVFADIEATDVPELVVVNKVDAADPDLLKTLRTRYPDVVEVSARTGEGVAELVAALAGALPELAHEVHALVPYSRGDLVAKVHEEGRILSEEHTGDGTAIHAFVPELLASRLEEYVLSTA encoded by the coding sequence ATGAATACAGCTGACAACCACGGAACCGCCCGGACCGGCCGCGAGGCCGTCGGTGAGGACGAGTTCCGTGCGGCGATCACCGCCACTGACGGGATCGACACCACCGGGGCACCGGCCGTGGAGCACGGCGGTGACGACCCGGCCACCACCTCACCCGACCGGGGCGAGATGGAACTCGCCGAGCGCCACGCGCTCCGGCGCGTCCAGGGACTGTCCACCGAACTCACCGACGTCACCGAGGTCGAGTACCGGAAGCTGCGCCTGGAGCGCGTCGTCCTGATCGGAGTGTGGACCAACGGCACGCAGGCCGACGCCGACAACTCACTGACCGAGCTCGCCGCCCTGGCCGAGACCGCGGGCGCCCTCGTCCTGGAGGGTCTGACCCAGCGCCGGTCCAAGCCCGACCCCGCCACCTACGTCGGCAAGGGCAAGGCCGCCGAACTCAGTGAGATCGTCATGGCGACCGGGGCCGACACCGTCATCTGCGACGGTGAGCTCACGCCCGGACAGCTGCGCCAGCTGGAGGACGTCGTCAAGGTCAAGGTGGTCGACCGGACCGCACTGATCCTCGACATCTTCGCCCAGCACGCGCGCAGCAGCGAGGGCAAGGCCCAGGTCGAACTGGCCCAGCTCAGCTACCTCCTGCCGCGACTGCGCGGCTGGGGTGACTCGCTCTCCAGGCAGGCCGGCGGTGCCGGCGGCGGTGGAGCGGGCGGCGGAGTGGGCCTGCGCGGTCCCGGTGAGACCAAGATCGAGACCGACCGCCGGCGCATCAACGACAAGATGGCCAAGCTCCGGCGCCAGCTCGCGCACATGCGTACCGCGCGCGACGTCAAGCGCGACGTGCGGCGCACGCGCGACGTGCCCTCGGTGGCGATCGCCGGCTACACCAACGCCGGCAAGTCCAGCCTGCTCAACCGCCTCACCGGAGCCGGGGTGCTGGTGGAGAACGCCCTGTTCGCCACCCTGGACCCCACGGTCCGCCAGGCGCGCACGCCGGACGGCCGGGCGTTCACGCTCAGCGACACGGTCGGATTCGTCCGGCACCTGCCGCACCAGCTCGTGGAGGCGTTCCGCTCCACGCTGGAGGAGGTCGCGGACTCGGACCTGATCCTGCACGTGGTCGACGGGTCGCACCCCGACCCCGAGAGCCAGATCCGGGCGGTCCACGAGGTGTTCGCCGACATCGAGGCCACCGACGTGCCCGAGCTGGTCGTGGTCAACAAGGTCGACGCCGCCGACCCCGACCTCCTCAAGACGCTGCGCACGCGCTACCCCGACGTCGTCGAGGTCTCCGCGCGCACCGGCGAGGGAGTCGCGGAACTGGTGGCGGCGCTCGCCGGGGCCCTGCCCGAGCTCGCGCACGAGGTGCACGCCCTGGTGCCGTACTCGCGGGGCGACCTCGTGGCCAAGGTGCACGAGGAGGGCCGCATCCTCAGCGAGGAGCACACCGGCGACGGCACCGCGATCCACGCGTTCGTGCCCGAACTGCTGGCCTCACGGCTGGAGGAGTACGTGCTCAGCACCGCCTGA
- the aceB gene encoding malate synthase A yields the protein MGATHGVEITGPLHDRFDEILTEEALDLVAELHRTFEARRQELLAARRTRQDQVSAGTDLDFLPETRHIREDDSWKVADPAPGITDRRVEITGPTDRKMTINALNSGAKVWLADFEDANTPLWENMIGGQLNLRDALDRAIDFTSPQGKTYALKDDSELATIVVRPRGWHLDEKHVLVDGRRTSGGIVDFALYFFHCAQRQLDKGKGPYFYLPKMESHLEARLWNDIFVLAQERLGIPRGTIRATCLIETIPAAFEMEEILYELREHSAGLNAGRWDYLFSIIKTHRTRGRRFLLPERNAVTMTAPFMRAYTELLVKTCHKRGAHAIGGMAAFIPSRKDAEVNKTAFAKVRDDKSRESGDGFDGSWVAHPDLVPVAKEIFDGVLGERPNQIDKKRPEVEVSAADLLAVDKTEGGVTLAGLRGNINVALQYLATWMGGNGAVAIHNLMEDAATAEISRSQIWQWLHNDVTLDGGEKVTAELIKQIIDEELATIRGSLGDAFDEALYQQASELFTEVALADDYVDFLTLPAYERMP from the coding sequence ATGGGCGCCACACACGGGGTCGAGATCACCGGCCCTCTCCACGACCGCTTCGACGAGATCCTGACCGAGGAGGCCCTCGACCTCGTCGCCGAGCTCCACCGCACCTTCGAGGCGCGCCGCCAGGAACTGCTCGCCGCGCGCCGGACCCGCCAGGACCAGGTCTCGGCCGGGACCGACCTCGACTTCCTCCCCGAGACCCGGCACATCCGCGAGGACGACAGCTGGAAGGTCGCCGACCCCGCCCCGGGCATCACCGACCGCCGCGTCGAGATCACCGGTCCCACGGACCGCAAGATGACCATCAACGCGCTCAACTCCGGCGCGAAGGTGTGGCTGGCCGACTTCGAGGACGCCAACACCCCGCTGTGGGAGAACATGATCGGCGGGCAGCTCAACCTGCGCGACGCGCTGGACCGCGCCATCGACTTCACCTCGCCCCAGGGCAAGACCTACGCCCTCAAGGACGACTCCGAGCTCGCCACCATCGTCGTGCGCCCGCGCGGCTGGCACCTGGACGAGAAGCACGTCCTCGTCGACGGCCGGCGCACCAGCGGCGGCATCGTCGACTTCGCGCTCTACTTCTTCCACTGCGCGCAGCGCCAGCTCGACAAGGGCAAGGGGCCGTACTTCTACCTGCCCAAGATGGAGAGCCACCTCGAGGCCCGGCTGTGGAACGACATCTTCGTCCTGGCGCAGGAGCGCCTGGGCATCCCCCGGGGCACCATCCGCGCCACCTGCCTGATCGAGACCATCCCGGCCGCGTTCGAGATGGAGGAGATCCTCTACGAGCTGCGTGAGCACTCCGCGGGCCTCAACGCGGGCCGCTGGGACTACCTGTTCAGCATCATCAAGACCCACCGCACCCGCGGGCGCCGCTTCCTGCTGCCCGAGCGCAACGCCGTGACCATGACCGCGCCCTTCATGCGCGCCTACACCGAGCTCCTGGTCAAGACCTGCCACAAGCGCGGCGCGCACGCCATCGGCGGCATGGCCGCGTTCATCCCCTCCCGCAAGGACGCCGAGGTCAACAAGACGGCCTTCGCCAAGGTCCGCGACGACAAGTCCCGCGAGTCCGGCGACGGCTTCGACGGCTCCTGGGTCGCCCACCCCGACCTGGTCCCGGTCGCCAAGGAGATCTTCGACGGCGTCCTGGGCGAGCGCCCGAACCAGATCGACAAGAAGCGCCCCGAGGTCGAGGTCTCGGCCGCCGACCTGCTCGCCGTCGACAAGACCGAGGGCGGCGTCACGCTCGCCGGCCTGCGCGGCAACATCAACGTCGCCCTGCAGTACCTGGCGACGTGGATGGGCGGCAACGGCGCGGTGGCCATCCACAACCTCATGGAGGACGCCGCCACCGCCGAGATCTCGCGCTCGCAGATCTGGCAGTGGCTGCACAACGACGTCACGCTCGACGGCGGCGAGAAGGTCACGGCCGAGCTGATCAAGCAGATCATCGACGAGGAGCTGGCCACCATCCGCGGCTCCCTCGGCGACGCCTTCGACGAGGCCCTGTACCAGCAGGCCAGCGAGCTCTTCACCGAGGTCGCGCTGGCCGACGACTACGTCGACTTCCTCACCCTGCCCGCCTACGAGCGCATGCCGTAG